CATCCTCGCGCATGATTAGATAATCAGTGCCTTCCAGTTTTAACTCGGTTCCTGCATATTTACCATAAAGAACCGTATCTCCAACTTTTACAGTCATTGTGTGATCTTTAGTTCCGTTTCCAACTGCAACTACAGTTCCTTTTTGAGGTTTCTCTTTGGCAGTATCTGGAATAAAAATACCTGAGGCAGTTTTAGTTTCAGCTGCAACAGGCTCAATAAGTACGCGGTCTGAAAGCGGTTTAATGTTTAAAGCCATGATTTTATATTATTATAAGTTATACGATTTTTT
The Flavobacterium humidisoli DNA segment above includes these coding regions:
- a CDS encoding co-chaperone GroES codes for the protein MALNIKPLSDRVLIEPVAAETKTASGIFIPDTAKEKPQKGTVVAVGNGTKDHTMTVKVGDTVLYGKYAGTELKLEGTDYLIMREDDILAII